The proteins below are encoded in one region of Paenacidovorax monticola:
- a CDS encoding acetyl/propionyl/methylcrotonyl-CoA carboxylase subunit alpha gives MKKVLIANRGEIAVRIARACADYGVQSVAVYANADIDALHARMAGEAYGLDGDKPADTYLNIPKLLEIAKKSGADAVHPGYGFLSENAAFAQAVIDAGLTWIGPKPSTITQLGDKVAARKIALQVGAPLVAGTKEPVKDAAEVLRFAEDNGLPIIIKAAFGGGGRGMKIAWRMDEVAELYESAVREAVTAFGRGECFVEQFLDKPRHIEAQVIADQHGNVVVLGTRDCSLQRRNQKLVEEAPAPFLSDAQRERIHAAARDICAAAGYVSAGTVEFLLSTSGAISFLEVNTRLQVEHPVTEQTTGVDLVVEQLRVADGLPLSITATPAPLGHSIEFRINAEDVGRGFLPTPGPVARFDAPSGPGVRLDTGVQAGSVVPGTFDSLMAKLIVSGATREQALARARRALAEFHIEGVASVLPFHRAVIGHADFVGTDGFKVHTRWIETDFANTLAAAVRAEPQPDGSLLRTAIEIDGRRVSLGLPAVLLQGLAAAGGGAAVQAPAAEAAKDAAAVTSPIAGNLHAWKVADGDLVNEGDVIAVMEAMKMEMQVTAHRAGRIALQAEAGSYHAAGTCIARIEA, from the coding sequence ATGAAAAAAGTCCTGATCGCCAACCGTGGCGAAATCGCCGTGCGGATTGCGCGCGCCTGCGCCGACTATGGCGTGCAGTCCGTGGCCGTGTATGCCAATGCCGACATCGACGCGCTGCATGCGCGCATGGCCGGCGAAGCCTACGGCCTTGACGGCGACAAGCCCGCCGACACCTACCTGAACATTCCCAAGCTGCTGGAGATCGCGAAGAAGAGTGGCGCGGACGCAGTGCATCCCGGCTACGGTTTTCTGTCCGAAAACGCCGCCTTCGCGCAGGCCGTGATCGATGCGGGCCTGACCTGGATCGGCCCCAAGCCCTCCACCATCACCCAGCTGGGCGACAAGGTGGCCGCGCGCAAGATCGCGCTGCAGGTGGGGGCGCCGCTGGTCGCCGGAACGAAGGAGCCCGTGAAGGATGCCGCCGAAGTGCTGCGCTTCGCCGAAGACAACGGCCTGCCCATCATCATCAAGGCCGCATTCGGCGGCGGCGGGCGCGGCATGAAGATCGCCTGGCGCATGGACGAGGTGGCCGAGCTGTACGAGTCCGCCGTGCGCGAAGCGGTCACCGCCTTCGGCCGCGGCGAGTGCTTCGTCGAGCAGTTCCTTGACAAGCCGCGCCACATCGAGGCCCAGGTCATCGCCGACCAGCATGGCAACGTGGTGGTGCTCGGCACGCGCGACTGCTCGCTGCAGCGGCGCAACCAGAAGCTGGTGGAAGAGGCGCCCGCGCCCTTCCTGAGTGATGCGCAGCGCGAACGCATCCACGCCGCAGCGCGCGACATCTGCGCGGCGGCGGGCTATGTCAGCGCGGGCACGGTGGAGTTCCTGCTCTCCACCAGCGGCGCCATCTCCTTCCTCGAGGTGAACACGCGCCTGCAGGTGGAGCACCCCGTGACCGAGCAGACCACGGGCGTGGATCTCGTGGTGGAGCAGTTGCGCGTGGCCGACGGCCTGCCGCTGTCCATCACCGCCACGCCGGCACCGCTGGGCCACTCGATCGAATTCCGCATCAATGCCGAGGACGTGGGCCGGGGCTTCCTGCCCACGCCCGGCCCGGTGGCGCGCTTCGATGCGCCCAGCGGCCCCGGCGTGCGCCTGGACACCGGGGTGCAGGCAGGCTCCGTGGTGCCGGGCACCTTCGATTCGCTCATGGCCAAGCTCATCGTGAGCGGCGCCACGCGCGAGCAGGCGCTGGCGCGCGCGCGCCGTGCGCTGGCCGAGTTCCACATCGAGGGTGTGGCCTCGGTGCTGCCGTTCCATCGGGCGGTGATCGGCCACGCGGACTTCGTCGGAACGGACGGCTTCAAGGTCCATACGCGCTGGATCGAGACCGACTTCGCCAACACGCTGGCGGCGGCCGTGCGCGCCGAACCCCAGCCCGACGGCAGCCTGCTGCGCACGGCCATCGAGATCGATGGCCGCCGCGTGTCGCTGGGTCTGCCGGCCGTGCTGCTGCAGGGGCTGGCCGCCGCTGGTGGCGGTGCGGCCGTGCAGGCGCCTGCGGCCGAGGCCGCGAAGGACGCGGCGGCCGTCACCTCGCCCATCGCGGGCAATCTGCACGCCTGGAAGGTGGCCGATGGCGACC
- the pcp gene encoding pyroglutamyl-peptidase I, protein MPDAASSFNVLLTGFEPFENDPINPAWEIARALDGWQHAGATVRGVQVPCVFGRAIEALDEAMARWQPRLVICLGLAAGRSEMSLERVAINVDDARIPDHAHYQPVDVPVVPGGPAAYFSTLPIKAIVRDLRAAGLPGAVSNTAGTFVCNHIFYALMHRLAQQGMGSEPVRGGFIHVPALPEQAARRPGMPSMALETQVQALRVVISTALAVSEDVREGAGQLH, encoded by the coding sequence GTGCCAGACGCCGCATCCTCCTTCAACGTGCTGCTCACGGGCTTCGAGCCCTTCGAGAACGACCCGATCAACCCCGCCTGGGAGATCGCGCGGGCCCTGGACGGCTGGCAGCACGCGGGCGCCACCGTGCGCGGCGTGCAGGTGCCCTGCGTGTTTGGCCGCGCCATCGAGGCGCTGGACGAGGCCATGGCGCGCTGGCAACCCCGGCTGGTGATCTGCCTGGGGCTGGCGGCAGGGCGCAGCGAGATGTCGCTGGAGCGCGTGGCCATCAACGTCGATGACGCACGCATTCCCGACCACGCGCACTACCAGCCCGTGGACGTGCCCGTGGTGCCCGGCGGGCCGGCGGCCTACTTCTCCACCCTGCCCATCAAGGCCATCGTGCGCGACCTGCGCGCGGCGGGCCTGCCGGGCGCAGTGTCCAACACGGCCGGCACCTTCGTGTGTAACCACATCTTCTACGCGCTCATGCACCGGCTGGCGCAGCAGGGCATGGGCAGCGAGCCCGTGCGCGGCGGCTTCATCCATGTGCCGGCCTTGCCCGAGCAGGCCGCGCGGCGCCCGGGCATGCCCAGCATGGCGCTGGAGACGCAGGTCCAGGCCCTGCGCGTGGTGATTTCCACGGCACTGGCCGTCAGCGAGGATGTGCGCGAAGGCGCGGGCCAACTGCACTGA
- a CDS encoding DUF979 domain-containing protein — protein MTLTIQHLYYLVGAILAITAVMTVADASNPKRFSSALFWGLYALVFLVGDQLPPVWVGAGAVVMALIAGFGGVGSGGHAPRSAAEYLASAKRLGNKLFIPALAIPLITMVGTLSAKHLSIGGTPLLDPKNTTLVSLGVGCVLSLALACWLTRETPAQGLRESRRLTDALGWALVLPQMLGMLGLVFSDAGVGKAVAHVTTTYINMDIRFVAVAVYVVGMALFTVIMGNGFAAFPVMTGGVGVPILVGVYHGDPAVMAAVGMLSGYCGTLLTPMAANFNIVPAALLEIDKNAVIRAQVPTALALLTANVFLLYFLMFR, from the coding sequence ATGACACTCACCATCCAGCACCTGTACTACCTCGTCGGCGCGATCCTGGCCATCACGGCCGTGATGACCGTGGCCGATGCGAGCAACCCCAAGCGCTTTTCCAGCGCACTGTTCTGGGGCCTGTACGCCCTGGTATTCCTCGTCGGCGACCAACTGCCCCCGGTCTGGGTAGGCGCGGGCGCCGTCGTGATGGCGCTGATCGCCGGCTTCGGCGGCGTGGGCTCGGGCGGCCATGCGCCGCGCAGCGCGGCCGAGTACCTGGCCAGCGCCAAGCGCCTGGGCAACAAGCTGTTCATCCCGGCCCTGGCGATTCCGCTCATCACCATGGTGGGCACGCTCTCGGCCAAGCACCTGTCGATCGGCGGCACCCCGCTGCTCGACCCCAAGAACACCACGCTGGTGAGCCTGGGCGTGGGCTGCGTGCTGTCGCTGGCGCTCGCCTGCTGGCTGACGCGCGAGACGCCCGCACAGGGCCTGCGCGAGTCGCGCCGCCTGACCGACGCGCTGGGCTGGGCCCTGGTGCTGCCGCAGATGCTGGGCATGCTGGGCCTGGTGTTCTCCGACGCGGGTGTGGGCAAGGCCGTGGCGCACGTGACCACCACCTACATCAACATGGACATCCGCTTCGTGGCCGTGGCCGTGTACGTGGTGGGCATGGCGCTCTTCACCGTCATCATGGGCAACGGCTTCGCCGCCTTCCCGGTGATGACGGGCGGCGTGGGCGTGCCCATCCTCGTGGGCGTGTACCACGGCGATCCGGCGGTGATGGCGGCCGTGGGCATGCTGTCGGGCTACTGCGGCACGCTGCTCACGCCCATGGCGGCCAATTTCAACATCGTGCCCGCCGCGCTGCTCGAGATCGACAAGAATGCCGTGATCCGCGCGCAGGTGCCCACGGCACTCGCGCTGCTGACGGCCAACGTGTTTCTGCTCTACTTCCTGATGTTCCGCTAA
- a CDS encoding urea amidolyase family protein, giving the protein MRFLPVNLNAVLVELDNLDQTLALLASLRREPLAGVDEIVPAARTLLITFRPAVQSMAGIVQALSRRDVSAQVERGGTLVEIPVRYDGEDLAEVAQILGITPEEVVRRHTGSEYTVAFTGFAPGFGYLTGGHPSFNVPRRATPRTRLPAGSVALAGTFSAVYPQASPGGWQIIGTTPTAMWDIAREVPALLQPGYRVRFVDIATLSGAAAAALEGAGRPKAIEFAAAVPGTGPALEVRAPGLLTLFQDLGRLGQAGQGVSASGAMDQGACRTANRLVGNPSDAACLETVNGGLQLRSRGDTVVAVTGADAPLVLTTAAGARWSVPRYQSVALADGDLLTIGEPTAGTRCYVAARGGFAVQPVLGSCSTDTLAHVGPPALVAGDLLALRPVAQGAVVGAEELPPVGLPSVHEDVVLDVVLGPRTDWFTPEAVELLARQRWRVTPQSNRVGLRLAGEVPLARAVTGELQSEGTPTGAIQVPPSGQPVLFLADHPLTGGYPVIGCIAPHHLDRAGQIPVNAWVRFNPIQSFEPVETP; this is encoded by the coding sequence ATGCGTTTCCTGCCCGTCAACCTCAACGCGGTCCTGGTCGAGCTCGACAACCTGGACCAGACGCTCGCGCTGCTGGCCTCGCTGCGACGCGAGCCGCTCGCCGGCGTCGACGAAATCGTGCCCGCCGCGCGCACGCTGCTGATCACCTTCCGCCCCGCCGTGCAGAGCATGGCCGGCATCGTGCAGGCGCTCTCGCGCCGCGACGTGAGCGCGCAGGTGGAGCGTGGCGGCACGCTCGTCGAGATTCCCGTGCGCTACGACGGCGAGGACCTCGCCGAGGTGGCGCAGATCCTCGGCATCACGCCCGAGGAGGTGGTGCGCCGCCACACGGGCAGCGAATACACCGTGGCCTTCACGGGCTTCGCGCCGGGCTTCGGCTACCTCACGGGCGGCCATCCGAGCTTCAACGTGCCGCGCCGCGCCACGCCGCGCACGCGCCTGCCGGCGGGCTCCGTGGCTCTCGCGGGCACGTTCAGCGCCGTGTACCCGCAGGCCAGCCCCGGGGGCTGGCAGATCATCGGCACCACGCCCACCGCGATGTGGGACATCGCCCGCGAGGTGCCCGCGCTGCTGCAGCCGGGCTACCGCGTGCGCTTCGTCGATATTGCTACGCTTTCAGGAGCCGCTGCCGCAGCTCTGGAAGGCGCAGGAAGGCCAAAGGCCATTGAATTTGCCGCTGCCGTGCCAGGCACGGGCCCTGCGCTCGAAGTGCGCGCGCCCGGCCTGCTCACGCTGTTCCAGGACCTGGGCCGCCTCGGCCAGGCAGGGCAGGGGGTGTCGGCTTCCGGGGCCATGGACCAGGGTGCATGCCGCACGGCCAACCGGTTGGTGGGCAACCCGTCCGACGCGGCCTGCCTCGAAACCGTGAACGGGGGCCTGCAGCTGCGCAGCCGGGGCGACACCGTGGTGGCCGTCACGGGCGCCGATGCGCCCCTCGTGCTCACCACCGCCGCGGGCGCGCGCTGGAGCGTGCCGCGCTACCAGAGCGTGGCGCTGGCCGACGGCGACCTGCTCACCATTGGCGAGCCCACGGCGGGCACGCGCTGCTACGTGGCCGCGCGTGGCGGCTTTGCCGTCCAGCCCGTGCTGGGCAGCTGCAGCACCGACACGCTCGCGCATGTGGGGCCGCCGGCCCTCGTGGCGGGCGACCTGCTCGCGCTGCGGCCCGTGGCGCAGGGCGCCGTGGTCGGGGCCGAGGAACTGCCGCCCGTCGGCCTGCCCAGCGTGCATGAGGACGTGGTGCTCGACGTGGTGCTGGGCCCGCGCACCGACTGGTTCACGCCCGAGGCCGTGGAGCTGCTCGCACGCCAGCGCTGGCGGGTCACGCCCCAGTCCAACCGCGTGGGGCTGCGCCTGGCGGGCGAGGTGCCGCTGGCGCGCGCCGTGACCGGCGAGCTGCAGAGCGAGGGCACGCCCACGGGCGCCATCCAGGTGCCCCCGAGCGGCCAGCCCGTGCTGTTCCTGGCCGACCATCCGCTCACCGGAGGCTATCCGGTGATCGGCTGTATCGCGCCCCACCACCTGGACCGCGCGGGGCAGATCCCCGTGAACGCCTGGGTGCGCTTCAACCCCATTCAATCTTTCGAGCCCGTGGAAACGCCATGA
- a CDS encoding LamB/YcsF family protein, translating into MKMDLNSDLGESLGAWRMGDDAAMLGIVSSANVACGFHAGDAAGILRTLREAAARGVVVGAHVAYRDLVGFGRRNMDVESADLVADVIYQIGALQGLARAAGTTVRYVKPHGALYNTIAHDERQARDVISAIRAVDPGLALVALAGSPLIGWARDAGLRVVAEAFADRAYTPAGALVSRREKGAVLHDAQRIAERMLRLVREGAVEAIDGSTVRIEADSICVHGDSPDAVAIARRLRERFEQEGVAITSFAA; encoded by the coding sequence ATGAAAATGGACTTGAACAGCGACCTGGGCGAGAGCCTGGGTGCCTGGCGCATGGGCGACGATGCAGCCATGCTGGGCATCGTGAGCAGTGCCAACGTGGCCTGCGGCTTCCACGCGGGCGACGCGGCCGGCATCCTGCGCACGCTGCGCGAGGCCGCCGCGCGCGGCGTGGTGGTGGGCGCGCATGTGGCCTACCGCGACCTCGTGGGCTTCGGCCGCCGCAACATGGACGTGGAGAGCGCCGACCTCGTGGCCGACGTGATCTACCAGATCGGCGCGCTCCAGGGGCTGGCCCGGGCGGCCGGCACCACCGTGCGCTACGTGAAGCCGCACGGCGCGCTCTACAACACCATCGCCCACGACGAACGGCAGGCGCGCGATGTCATCTCGGCCATCCGCGCGGTGGACCCGGGCCTGGCGCTCGTGGCGCTCGCGGGCTCGCCGCTCATCGGCTGGGCGCGCGATGCAGGCCTGCGCGTGGTGGCCGAGGCGTTCGCCGACCGTGCCTACACGCCTGCGGGCGCGCTCGTCTCTCGCCGCGAGAAGGGCGCCGTGCTGCACGACGCGCAACGGATCGCCGAGCGCATGCTGCGCCTGGTGCGCGAGGGGGCCGTGGAGGCCATCGACGGCAGCACCGTGCGCATCGAGGCCGACTCGATCTGCGTGCATGGCGACAGCCCCGATGCCGTGGCCATCGCGCGCCGCCTGCGCGAGCGCTTCGAGCAGGAGGGCGTGGCCATTACCTCGTTCGCTGCATAA